Genomic window (Aethina tumida isolate Nest 87 chromosome 4, icAetTumi1.1, whole genome shotgun sequence):
tattgtaaGAATTTTATCTCGTCGATTCAGAAGTGTGCTAGTATCTTAGAgtgacaaaaatttatagtgtCTTATCAAgattataaaacattgttgaatggtatcaaaaacaaatattgtatcatcataaactaattatgtGAGTCACACAAAACAATATCAGTAATAGTTTCAGAAAACTATTCTAGTATTCTTCCCTTCTTCCATCTGCCACTAAATCAGTACAGATTTCTTTGTTGTCTTAACAGTGCATATGCTGCTCCTGTGAGCAGTACAGAGGGTGCAAGTGGTCAAAGAGCAAGACTAAACGATTCGATTACCATCTGAGTGAGAATCCAGGCCCCGGCGCTTACGAGTTGCAGATCCCTAAAGACCCGCAACAGGAGGCTATAGAGGATTACCGACAGATGGCACGGCTCTTCAGTTACCTGCCTCGCTATCTTGACCAGCAAGAAATGAGGCAACTAAGAGAGGTAAGTTCATTTGTTTCATTGGAGACAAATTTGTTTCTTATTCTTCATGAGAAATTAGTTTCCTTAATAACCAATgattaataatcaatcaaaTGGAGATGGAAGTTCAATGACTTATGAGGATGTGTTAACTTCTTCTGAAGTTGTTGATGATATGAGCCatccaaaacaaaaattaatgcgCCCATCAACCTATGAGTAATTGTGCATCTTACGTCCGTCCCCGGGTGTCTGTGGTTTAGCCCCTGTCCCGGCGTTCCAAACCCATATATTTAACGCTGTCAAGTCCATCACCTTTAATAAAGGCACAAACGCTGGAACGTCACATCTtcggttaattttaatagtcgGGAGGAAGTCCGACATTATTAATTTCGACGTGTGGGCGACCCGATTATTTTCGTTCGTCGTTGAATTATGGCTGTGAGAAATGCAATTCGACTGCCCGAAAGTcgctaattaaaatgaattgccCCGCTACTTACCTAGATGATTGCCGGATTAATGATGGAAAATAGCGCCGAATCCAGTACTAGGAACGACAAAGTCGCCAGCAGTGCTAATTCCGTTGCTTACCCAGCTCCAGCACTGTCATGTATTGCTTAATTAAGGCGTGAAGATTTATTACCTCCAATCCTCAGTTGGCAAAAAACGTTCTGAGTCATGCAGATCTTAAAATACCGGTATTTaccattaattttgtattttagaaCTACCCTTCGCCTCAAGAGTACAGTCCGGAGAAGCTCAAGTGCAAACGACTAGAAGGGTGGACGAAAGCTCCGTTTTGTTCCACCACCAATCGGTTTAAAGAAGTCCTTGTACCTACTCCAGGACCAACAGACTACGACGTCAAACATATCAACGATATGGGTAAAATCACGTGTGGCCCCAAAAATGCCCCCCCACAAAGATTTAAACAACCATCTTTTGATGGACCAAgtattaactttaatattagttacaaattatttatgataaaatcataaacGTTCAGGTCCTGCTTCTTACAACATTAAGTCCCCACTTCAAGAGAAGCTGGACAGCAAATCAAACAAATATGCTGTAAGGACGGCCCCCTTTTTGATCAGCAGCCCCTTGGAGCTACCAAATCACGAAGTACGTCCAGCACCAAACGCCTACACCCTTCCGGATCCCTTTGATGTTGAGGAGGAGAACTCCAGTGTCTTCAAGTCGAAGGTCAAGAGGTTCCCCACCAAGTGTAACTTGGTCAGTGGTTATTCGAgggatttaattataatataagcTAATTTATCActttcacataaaatattcacctTATTAAGGGTAGAGGTGGCTTCTCTCTCCGGAACAAGCCGGATTTTATCCCGATGGAGGCATGATTAAGATGAATCGCCTCGCCTTTACCAAGattgatgtaaaattaaataatgaatagcAAATTAGGGCGTAATTAAACATGAGGACGGCGTGTAAACTTAGCGGGAAGTGTCTGAGATAAATGATGACAAATTATTGGCAAAAATGCCGgtgtcattatttatttctattatctaGATAATCCTGTTTTGGTTCATTATTCaccaacataataatttaaacctaaaaatcatttaattgagTGGCTTGTGTATGAGTGAGTAATGTTAATCCGTGATCAAGTTTCCCACAGCACACATTCTCACCGAAGCtgaataagataataattgcACGGTATTCATTACACCCACAAAAAAAAGCCCTTGAAGGGTGGGTGCCCCAAGTCTCAAATTAAATGAGTATCGATTCAAACTATGCACCAGCTTTGGAAGCCTGTCAACGGACGTTTTTCGTCCGTCCATCCCCCTCAGCCCCAATACCGGGatgtaaataacaaacaagTAGCTAAGTGACAGTGTCGCTGGTATAAATGTTGGCATAGAGAGTAGcgttaattgaaatatattgtctAGGCGCTGATTGTTCGGCGGGCCGGGCATTTTGATCAGTGTAATGGTGCGACGTTTGCTAACCACTTTGCACCACTGCCAGAGGCCCCCCCTCAGTTTCGGCATTGATTCATGTTTATGGTTTTCAATTTTCCGCGGAACGGGGGATTAGTCGGCAACTCGTTCTCTAACTCAAATAAACTGCCATGCGTGTTGGATAAGTGTTGTTTGGGCCCGCACTCGGGGGTGGATTGTTTCTAAGCCCTCGATCTTTTAATAATGTCGACTTGTTCTTGGTGCCACGCTGAATTTGGAAACCTCCATTCAACCTGTTCAATTCGAGGTGTTTTGTGTAACTTGATGGGGAATTGAAAGACAAACATCCATCACCAAATAatgagttatttaaattgggtgaagtttttagtctttattAGAAAGaatcaacattattaatggttgattgaagtaaatttatcttaaaacagtttagaaaattaatatatctattaaatcaaataaatcagtAGCAGCACCACTCcagataaaacaatttaattaattaaaacatcccTTGTGCATTGTTCCACACTCCAGATAATGGCGATAATAAATCGTTACTactagataaaaattaaatttgctgtGTGTTGGGGGGGATCTTCACTTTTTTCAGGTCATTTGATGCCATCCAGTTTGGCGGTGCATTTGCATGAAGCACTTACGGCCCCGAAAACCGTTCACTGTTATTGTCTGCAAAGTCATAAACTCATTTAAAAGGGTGCGTTTCATTTGACGCCACCCCGCCGTCACAACAGAACCGGACTCATTAAATGGCTGTGAGGGGATGAAGGAAGTGTACACTGTCGATCATGTGTTgagaaacaaagtaaaaaacatcattttgcacgattatttttgatttaaattaagtgtCTACACATTTCGTACCAccctatataaaaattaagtaaataaatatatctgtaTACAAACTATTTCCTATTTTAACAGAGGGAATACACTGGAAAGTAtcataaaaagtctaaaaggATAGAAAATCATCAAAGAAGCCTtttatttctacaaaaaatagaGCAGCAAGACTACTTTTGGAAGAGAATATGTGAACAGGACAgatgggcaatggaaaacaattttgttttccaatGAGAGTTGGttccaattattaaaatctgatGGCATTTCATGGGTGAGAAGACCAAAGGATGttacatttcaatttatttactgaCGACTTCCTTCTTGTCCTCATTTCCAGCTCTTTTTATTTCCTTGATATCTTTGCCTTTGTTTTTCGTCTTGACTTTCCTCCGTGTATCTTCTTCATTTTATCTTTCTTCTCCGACATTTTGTTCTTCTCTATTTCACTGTTTTGCGTTTCTCTTTTATCTTatcttgtaatattaaaataataaatgatactGGAAGTAATTGAATTGGCTCAACCAATATTTATCTTgtgtgaatttatttttcaaatatgttcTGATTCATCAGTAACTTCTACTTCTACTCCTTCTTTTGTTGTtccttatatattattttcatcttGTCTTCTTGGACTTTTGTTATTTGTCAtgactattattttttcattatcctgtcttcaatatttttgtgtattaatTGTCTTTATCGATGTGTCCCCATTTATAAATCCTTTACTTTTCTTATAATGTTAAGGACATCCAAGAGGAACAGTAACAACTAATTTTACCTACAAAGGATGTtagatttcaatttatttactgatGCCTATTTTCTTCGACTCTTTTTCTTGTTGTTTCTCAATCACTTCCTTCTTGTCTTCATTTCTAGCTCTTCTTGTTCTCCTTGATATCTCTATCTTTGTTTTTCGTCTTGGCTTTCCTTTTCCCTGTATCTTCTTCATTTTCTCCTTCTTCTTCAGTGTTACCTCCGACATTATGTGTTTCTCTACTGTACTGTTTTTGTGTTTCTCttttatcttattatattaaaataataaatgatgaaCTACAAATAAATGAACTGACTCAACTAATACTTAACTTCAAAGAATATGTGAATTTGTTGCCCAATTATGTTCTGATTCATCAGTTTCTTTTACTTCTAGTCCTTCTTTTGTTGCTCcttatatattacttactttactactatattactttattctgtcttcaatatttttgtgttcttCTTCTTAATTGTCTTTGGATTTCCCTTATTGATGTGTCcccatttatatttcatttacttaTCTTATAATATTAAGGACATCCAAGAGGAACAGCAACAACTAATTTTATCTACAAAGGCATAGTGGAGGAGGTTTATGGTTTGGGAATGTTTTTCTCACGAGATAATGGATCTTTTCTTTTATCGTGACACCCTGGAGAATCACATGCTTCCATTTGCCGAAGATAACATGAGTTTAAGGTGGTTCTTCCAGTATGATTAAGTTAGTTAAAGTGTGGTTAGACCTTCAAGGAGTACGTGTAATGTCTTGGCCAGTACAAAACCCAAACttcaatccaattgaaaacctttgggatgaaattgatggGACGACtaacaaatttgaatgaactctacgaagaagttTAAAATCAGAGGGAAGGATTATATTGGAAACCTattgaaatcaatgaaaattgaGTGTAAATGATCTCAGTGGAAGTACCTCACAAActgtttaacttttattaaggGGGCACTTCAATTCCAGTTTCAAGAAACACATGCTGATGGCTGCAAAATGTGTTTGGAGCTAATTCGCTTGGCAGTCGTCATCATCTCgtatgaataatttagtaaactcTCTGTTTGCAAGTTTATGATAAGCTGTCACTCACACTCGTACGagccgtgtgtgtgtgtgtgtgcaatTCGTAAGAGACACGTGGCCGACACTCGGCGATGTATTTGGCCGCTGACCAATTTAATTAGTTCCGAAATGTTTGTAGAACCTGAAAAAGAACTGAAAGGGGTTTTTCGACGGTGTTTTCACAACACACACACCTGAATTTGATAGcggcaatttaatttaagccaCTATCGGGTATTTATTTCGACTTGGAGTTACGGGGAAACATGGAGACGTGGGTGGCCTAAGTTTTTAATACGCGTCAGGAGTCGGGACAGTTTATACAAACgcaaatttgcattttaagttgggcacaataaaatatgacgGAATCGTGCACACACGCAATTTATACTGTCGGACGTGTGTGATGTTTCTGATGGGTCCTCATGTTTCCCATTGTCCGACGTATTTACCCCCGAAACACTGAAGTTGttcagataaaaatgtttccatGAATATCTAACAGTCTCACTCCCTTAAATTGAATACCACCACTGAAACATCACTTGTTAACAACACTAAAGGAGTATCTGGGACTAAGACTTTTTCCTCTTTGCTATATTATAgtaagaagaagaaaaagttattattgtgttttctGTTTCAGAATGATTCTTTAGACTTCCCTGATGTTCAAGGATCATTCGAGGCAAGCCAGACTAAAAAATCCTTCAACGTAAAAAACCTCCCCTTCAATCACACCAGTTATAAAAAAGAAGTCTTCAGTACTAATCCAGGTAAGCAGGTGACTTAGCCTTGTTTAAATGTTTGGTGCTATCCCTTTATTGTTTAGATCCAGGATCTTATCACTATGACCTCAGTTGGTCAGACGGAAGGACCATCCAGAAGGAGTTTCCCAGATTTAAGCAAGACAAGTTTCGAAGCCCAGGTGTGGGTGTGTATAACGTaagtaatttttctattaatagaactttttcatttataataagcATAGACTTTAAGTGAGTTGTCAACTTTTTCAAACACACGCTCGTCACTTAAAACTTATGAAGGGTTCTTTTAATGCACTACTATTTTGGGGCCTTCAATTAGTGTCCAATCATCCGGCTTTCTCGCACCAATTTTTAGTTGTGGCTGCTCTAAAATATCATCACGTATTCAGGTCTTTAATATcaaatcgttttatttttaaacttttatcgtCACGCACCATAATTTCAGCCAAACATTAACAAGAAGAACTTTCAGCTACAGAGCCGGGCGTGTGAAATACAACTTTAATCATTACCAACTACAAAACGTGATGGTGTCataattataagtttgtaTAGGATTTTGCAGTGCGGACTTTTTGCAACAGGCGcgttaaaaaacaacaacaacgaaCGAAAGAACACCATCGACACAAAATCCAGTTAAAACAAGCGGAAACTCCGCTTCCCACTCTGGATAGCATTAATTTCGaactattgaaataaatcCCTTGTGAGAGCGGACTCAATTTGCGAtccgaaaaaaaaatgaaaccaGGGTCTGTTCGTGTCAGCACGgggataattttcaaaatgacaTTATTTTTCGATTTACATTAACtagaaaatagaacaaaaaCTGGGTATTAGCAATTTGAGGACGGTTATTCATGATGTCGCCGTACCGGCGACAACTCCGGGGTTGTAAGAAATTGGATTGGCTTAGCTGATGACTGATAAGTCTCCCTTAGGTCTTCGAGGGTGACTAGCttattttcgatatttttttgtctttaTTTCAAGCTCTTCTTGCTTCTCTTGACATCTTGGTCTTTGTTTTCCTTCTTGGTTTTCCTTTTCcccgtatattttttatttttttgttctttagTGTTGTCTCCGACATTTTGTGTTTCTCTACTTTACTCTTTTtgcatttttcttttattttttcttgtaatattcaaataataaatgatgaaCTGGAAGTAATTGATGCTTCTTCTACTTCTACTCCTTTTTTGATGTTATTTGTCATAACTGTCCTTTTTTTTTATcatgttttcaataattttcaatattttttgtctttatTTCCAGCACTTCATGTTCTTCTTGACTACTTGTTCTTTGTTTTTCGTCCTGGTTTTCCTTTTCCCCATgacttctttattttcttcttctttagtGTTGTCCCCGACATTTTGTGTTTCTCTACTTTACTCTTTTtgcttttttcttttattttatcttgtaatattcaaataataaatgataaactgGAAGTAATTGATGTTTCTTCTATTTCTACTCCTCcttttgttgttatttgttataactatccttttttctttattatgtcttcaataattttcgatatttttttGTCTTCATTTCAAGCTCTTCTTGTTCTTTTTGACATCTTGGTCTTTGTTTTTCGTCGTGGTTTTCCTTTTCACCGTAACTTCTTTATTTCCTTCTTCTTTAGTGTTGTCCCCGACATTTTGTGTTTCTCTACTCTACTGTTTTTgcttttttcttttatcttattatgtaatattcaaataataaatgatgaaCTGGAAATAATTGATGTTTCTTCTACTTCTGCTCCTTCTTTAACTAtccttttttctttattatgtcTTCAATAAGAGAAGAACTGGAAATAAATGCAAGAAAGAAGTGGTTGAGGAATAACAAGAGAAGCACAAAAACCGTGAAGAAGaggaagaaaacaaaaaagtcGAAAACAACAGTGAAAAAAAGAATTGAAAGAAGATGCAGGAAGAAAAAAgccaaaacaaaaaacaaagatCAAAATATTAAGGAGAACAAGAGGAGCTGGAAATGAAATGAGTGAcgaacaataacaaaaaaaaaaagagaagaAGAAAGCTggtgtcaataaataaattgacatcCTTTGAAGGTAACAACGTTTGGATGTCCCTATTAATAGTCCAATCCGTCGTAGTTCATTATTCGTGCACAATCAATGGCCTGCACTGCTAAACACACAATTATCAGCAAATTAGCGGCGCGAAATGTTCATGCGTGTCTAGCTTGGCAAATTCACCGGGGATCGTTATCAGTTGCTCGTTGATTGCGTAATAAAGTCATATCAATTAAAGCAACAGCATCCTTCATAAACGTACTCAGACAGCTCAGTCATTGCACGATCACTCTCTGTAATTTCTGTAATTAGGCGTTGTTCCGCCATCGGTTGCCATGCTCGTTAGAAATCACGCGTGCCCTTCCCCAGTCGGAACAAagactgaaataatttttgtcgcCGTTTTAAATCGAATCAAGCAAGTGCTCTCGCACAGAGGAAATCCGATGAAGCAGGCGATAACTCATAGATGCGGCGTCGCAATGACAAATGCGAATGCCAATAGCAGCGGCCGCAATTGTCGGGCAAAAATCGCAGcgattcttctcaatttacggTCTTTCAGCCGCAGAAGCTCCCCGCATCGGGACCACCTACGTCTAGGGACGAATCCGGGGCGTCGAGCCACCCGCGAAGACCTAATGGAAACTTATCAGTCATCAGCTGGGCTGACCCAATTCCTTATAACCCCGGAGTTGTCGCCGGTATGGCGACATCATGAATAATCGTCCTCAAATTGCTTAATACCCGGAAATTATCCCCGTACTGACACGAACAGACATTGGTTACATTTTTTTCCTCCTGGAtgttcttaatattattatttaagcaaAGGGTATAAATGGGGACACATCGATAAAGGAAATCCACAGACAATTCAGATGAGGAAAgcactaaaaatattgaagaaaggATAAAGAATAAAGGATAGTGAATACAATTAGTAAAGTCTAAGAAGTTAAGTAAGACaagatgaaattaatatagaagaaacaacaaaagaagaaATTGAAGTTGAACAAACTGATGAATCAGAAcataattgaaaaacaaattcacACATTCTTTGAAGATAAATATTAGTTGAGCCACTTGTTTTTCAATTATGTTCTGATTCATCTGTTTCTTCTAGTTTTTTTCCTTCTTTTGTTGttccttttatattaattgtcttTAGATTTCTCTCATTGATGTGTCCCCATTTGTATCTCATTTACTTATCTTATAATATTAAGGACATCCAAGAGGAACAGCAACAACTAATTTTACCTCCAAAGGATGTtagatttcaatttatttactgatACCAATTTTCCTGGTCTCTTTTTCTTGTTGTTCCTTAACCACTTCATTCTTGTCTTCATTTCCAGTTCTTCTTGTTATCCTTGATATTTTGGTCTTTGATTTTCGTATTGGCTTTCCTTTTCTCTGCATCTTCTTCATTTTCTCCTTCTTCTTCAGTGTTGTCTCAGACATTTTGTGTTTCTCTACTTCACTGTTTTTG
Coding sequences:
- the LOC109599225 gene encoding sperm-tail PG-rich repeat-containing protein 2-like, giving the protein MLRAVKSSKCPKKELLFHFVHIVMHNLSPRWRPTVANTPELVGPYTYYLDCVKICPKRKQNYAPFLRCAKLERSVGNPSFTDKFYTIPNTRKIKGGSSLQNRAPRFLDKADDQPGPGFYSPERAKFCKDIHNAGGRRLYANRVEYCFGISAPSIPTRIDENGYDIDQYGMLAKMPPNTRKDYVGPQDYDIRECICCSCEQYRGCKWSKSKTKRFDYHLSENPGPGAYELQIPKDPQQEAIEDYRQMARLFSYLPRYLDQQEMRQLRENYPSPQEYSPEKLKCKRLEGWTKAPFCSTTNRFKEVLVPTPGPTDYDVKHINDMGKITCGPKNAPPQRFKQPSFDGPSPASYNIKSPLQEKLDSKSNKYAVRTAPFLISSPLELPNHEVRPAPNAYTLPDPFDVEEENSSVFKSKVKRFPTKCNLNDSLDFPDVQGSFEASQTKKSFNVKNLPFNHTSYKKEVFSTNPDPGSYHYDLSWSDGRTIQKEFPRFKQDKFRSPGVGVYNIHPKFEVATYRAWDTFNLPLKERVMRKKIKLNKKESFKAWCKWTQKPKQLKWFQETHDYALPF